The Actinopolymorpha sp. NPDC004070 region GGACATCGCGGACGTGCCGCAGCCCCACGCGGCCATCGCCATGCGGGCACTGCAGAAGAGCCCCGGCCGGCGGTACCAGAACGCCGACGAGATGGTCCACGCGATCAACGCCGTACTGGCCGGAAGTGTGGCGGACACCGAGGTGGCATCGGCCCCCGAACCCGTACGGCGCGCGTCCGTGATCGCGGGTCCGGTGGGTCTGGAGGCCCGGCACACCAGGCCGGTCAGCTCCTCGATGCGGGGGAAACGGGCGTACGCGTTCTCGGCGGTCGCAGTCCTGGCCGTCGTCGCCGCCATTGCGGGAGTCGTCCAGTTGGTCGGCCCCGGCCAGCTGCGTATCTCCGTCGTGCCTCCGCTGCACGAACCCGCCCCTCTTGCGCTAGCGCCCGCGAAGAAACCCGTGCCCGTCGACCGGCCCGCGGACTCCCTCGCACCAGGAACCACCGGCCGCCCGGCCGGCGATGTGGGTGCGGGACAGGCCGCGGTGGTCAACAACGCCCTCCTCGCCCGGACGAAGCCTGCGGCCAAGCACAACCACAGGGCCGCCAAGTCACGGGGCGGCGCACGAGGGGTATCTCACAAGAAGGCCGGCTCCGCCCCGGTGCGAGCGCGCTGGGCGGGCCGTGCTCACCCGCTTGCGAAGAAGGACGGATCCCACGTGAGCGGTGCGAAGAGGCAAAGCGGTCCGAGCACTCGGGGAGGAGCCGGGGGCCGAGGTAGGCACGGGCACTAACCGTACCGCGGCCACCGGCTTCTCTGTCGCGAGCCAGGGTGCACGTCACCGGAGGGAATCACGACGGAACTGCTCCGGTCGGTCGGTGGCGGTGGCCACGGCGTGGCGGCAGTCGGCGACCTGTTTCAGGGACCGATCACGCAGTGTCCGGTACCGCCAGGCCGTCGCAACGAGCTGCTGCAGGTGGGCGAGACCCCCGAACTCGCCGTCGTCGGAGTCTCTTCGAGCCCGCTGCAGGTCCAAGAAGACCAGTTCATCCGGCGCGGCGGAGAAGCGCAGACATCGGGCAGCGGGCACCTGGAACATTCGCATGGACCGTCTTGAAGACGTCGGTGTCCCAGTAGCGCCGTAGCAGAACTTCGCCGCGATGCAGGGATAGCCGGCTGCCACCACCTGGAACGACGACGACCCGACGAAAGCAGGGGACGGTGGGGCACATCCCGCCACTGTTGCCTTGACTGCGTCCGCTGGCTTATTGGCACTTTCCAGCGGATGAGGCCCACGTCGGCGTCAACGCCGAACGCAGCTTCGACGCCGATTACCTGCTGCTCGAATGGCTGCCTGTTCACGAGCAGGTGGCTGACCTTCAGCCCGAGCTGAACCGCTGCCTGGCGAATGTCGTCCCCCTTCCCCATGGACTCGTCGCGGTTCATGCCGAGTCACAGTCAGTGTCGTGTGTCGGTCTGGCCAGCGGGCGAAGGCTGGCGAGCTCGGTCATGGCGGGTTGTCCATCAAACTGACCAGGTGCATAGCCTGCCCAGGCCGAAGTAGTGGCCTGATCGGTTCTCACCAGCCGTCGACGATCTGGGCGTCGAACATGCGTCGGTGCGTCTCCGCAGGTCACCGGCGGTCACAAGCGAGAGCCAGTGGGGGCCGTGCACGACCTGCGACAAGCCTTACGTGTTAAGTCTGCTGTCGGGGGTAGACGGGCACGATATGCGTCCAGGGCCGGGGGAAGTGGCGCGCAGAGCATCGGCGGTGGGGGGCTGCGAATCCGCTAGGTCACTTCTGCTTCGCAGGCAGCCTGCAACTTCATGAGAGCGGAAAGTATGAATCTAAGGCGGGAAACGGTCGGCTCGCTGCGCACCCGGCTCGCTGCGGCGGCCAAGGCGCTCAGCCCGGCCTCCCGGGACGTCGCAGACGCCTTGGAGCATGGCCGTCGTGTTGGACTGTCAGAGGATGAGGCTCGCGAAACTCTCTCTACTTGGCGTGCCTTCTACGCCAACCAACCCTTCCCACTCCAATGGGAGACTGTGTGGGAAGCGATGACGCTCCGGGCTCTCGGGGACGAGTGGCGACCGGAGCGTCTACCCCGTGACTGGCGCGCGGAGTTCCGCTTGTAAGGGATTGATTCGTCGCCGGCCAGCGCACGCGTCAGTATGGCCGGTTCGTTGTGCCTGGCGCAGCCGGGCCGAGACCCCACCCAGGGCCGCCGGCGCGAGCTCGCGGCCCACATACGCCGGGTGTTTGAGGAATCCCGGCAGACCTCGGGGTGTCGCCGGGTGGCCGCGGCGTTGAACCGTAAGGGCCATGAGTGCTCCGTCGGCTTGGTCGCTGACTTGATGCGTGAGCTCGGGCTGCGGGCGGTCCAGCCGCGGGCGTACAAGGGCACCACGGTGCCTGGTGAGCACGCCGAACCGGTCCCGGACCTGATCGGGCGGGATTTCACCGCGGCAGCGCCCGGGCAGCGGCTGGTCGGTGACATCGTCCGCGCGGGCCGGTCTGGCCGGCCGATGGCGACAACCAGTTCGTCGTCATACATTCGGCACGTCGGGGGCCGCCCTGGCCGTGCACCAGTCAGTCCCCAGCCCTGTGGCCATGCTGGGGCGGTCCCCGATCCCGAACGTCGCGCGCGAGGGGAGGGTCCCAGACCATGGCCGGCCGGACCGATGGTGTGACGGTGTTGGCAACGTTCGAGCGCACCGCGGAGGGGCGACGGCGGGCCGTCATAGCCCGCGAGAAGGCAGTCCGCCGGCTGCGGAGCCTCAAACTCACCCGCCGCTACGGCGCCAGCCTGCTTGACCGCCAGGGCGTGGTGTGGTTGGTCCTGTTCGACCGGGACGACGGCGCGAGCCGAGGTGGCAGTGCCGCCGGATAACTCGTCGGCAGCCTTCGGGTCCGACGTCGTCAGCGTATGGAGACGGCGGCCGGCTGCCGGGCGACGTTGACGCCCTGGCCCTCAGGTCGGGCCTGTACGACCGGATCGCCGCCAGGCGGTCGGGGCATGACGGTGGGCTGGCCACGGGTGAGGTGTCCCGCGCCGGAGTAGCGCTCCCTGCGGGTTGTCGACGAGACGAGACGCTGATCTTCGCTGACGATCATGGCTTTCGCGTCAGGATGCCAGCGCGCTTTGGGTGAGCGCGATGCGGTTCTGGGTCATGGTGAGGGCGGATCGGTGTGGCTTGGTCTGTCCGGACGGACCTCGGTGTTTGTGGGCCTTGCGCGGCCCTCGCGTGGGTCAGATTCGGCGGCGCAGCGCACACAGGAGGTAATTCACGGGAAGATCGCCAGCAGCAGTCTGGGCTCCGCTACAGGTTGGGAGTCCGACCCGTTGGTTCGCACTTCTGAGCTCCGGTGTTTCCTCCGTCGCCGTAGGCCAGTCCCCCTGGTGAATCAGCGGGTCGGATGCGAGCTTGGTGCGGGGTTCACCTCCCGGGAACCCCGCCCCGGCCATCGCCCTGCGTCGATGGGGGTCACGGTGGCCGTTGGCGTCCGCGGCACGCGCTGTCGGCAATGCCTGTGCGCTTCGTCAGCGGCTAACTTCGAACTCCACTAGCTTCATTGATGATCGCCCCGGCCGGTCCTCGGATGGCTCCGGCAAGGGGAGGGTTAGGGCCCGTGTCGATGACTGTGAGGGGGGCCGGGGCGGTCACTCTCCGGTTCGCCGGCCGCTGATGAACCGGCCGTCGTTGGCTCGCCGTCGGCAGCGTGGCTGTGCTAGGCGGGCTTCTTCTGCTCTTGTTGGTGCAGCCGCTGTTCGCACTGGTCCAGCAGGCGTTCACGCAGGTCGAGGAGGCGTTC contains the following coding sequences:
- a CDS encoding protein kinase; protein product: MTRHDLLDGRYALHRIVGHGGMAKVWKGEDVQFGRPVAVKVLRSDLCRDPVFRARFAWESQALASLSHPGIVSFYGSGVDVTDDNPVPYMVMEYVEGSTFREVLGETDRVAPDRALELTAQVLAALAYSHRLGIVHRDVKPANVMMTSSGTVKVLDFGISRAIAEMSSHLTEPATAVGTAQYLSPEQARGKPVDGRSDIYAVGCMLYELLTGRAPFLGDSPLAVALQQVEQDPPAPSDIADVPQPHAAIAMRALQKSPGRRYQNADEMVHAINAVLAGSVADTEVASAPEPVRRASVIAGPVGLEARHTRPVSSSMRGKRAYAFSAVAVLAVVAAIAGVVQLVGPGQLRISVVPPLHEPAPLALAPAKKPVPVDRPADSLAPGTTGRPAGDVGAGQAAVVNNALLARTKPAAKHNHRAAKSRGGARGVSHKKAGSAPVRARWAGRAHPLAKKDGSHVSGAKRQSGPSTRGGAGGRGRHGH